The following DNA comes from Tunturibacter psychrotolerans.
CTTTAAAAGGGCGTGCGAACGCCCGCCCCACGCGCAGTGGGGACGTTCAGCAAAGACAAGTCTAAAATCCAACCATGCCTTTCACCCCGCGCCGCCATCACGACTGGCAACTCCGCACCCGCACACTCCCGCTGGGCAAGCGGACCATCCTCATGGGCATCCTCAACGTCACGCCCGACTCCTTCTCCGACGGCGGCTACTTCTACTCCCCCCAACACGCCCCCGAAAGAGCCCTCACCCAAGCCCTCAAGCTCCTCGAAGAGGGCGCCGACATCCTCGACCTGGGCGGCGAATCCACTCGCCCCAACGCAACTCCTCTCACCCCCGACGAAGAACAATCCCGCATCCTCCCAGTCGTCGAATCCATCCTCAAAGAAAAACCCAACACCATCCTCTCCATCGACACCTTCCACGCCGCCACCGCTCGCCGCGCTATCGAAGCCGGAGCCGAGATCATCAACGACGTCAGCGGCCATCTCTGGGACTCCGATATGTCGAAAGCCTGCGCCCAGTCAGGCTGCGGAGCCATCCTCATGCACACCCGAGGCCGCCCGCAGGACTGGCCCACTCTCCCGCCACTCCCCCCCGAAGCGGTCCTTCCTCTTGTCCTCAAAGAATTAGCCGAGCGACTCGAAGCCGCCACCACCGCAGGCATCTCGCGCAATAGAATCGTTTTCGATCCGGGCTTCGGCTTCGGCAAGCGCCTCGACGAAAACTACCCACTCCTCGCGCACTTCGACCAACTCAAGCAGTTCGATCTTCCGCTCCTCGCCGGCGTCTCCCGCAAAGGCTTTCTCGCCCACACCCTGGCCCAGAGCCCAAGCCTCTCTATCCTTCTCGAGGGCGCAACTCCTTCCATGGACGACCGTCTCCACGCCACCACCGCCGCCAACGTAGCCGCCATCCTCGCCGGAGCCCACATCCTCCGCACCCACGACGTGCGCCCCGCAGCAGAGGCGGCCGCCATCGCCGACCAAATCCTAGCAACCCTCTAAAATTTCATCTCCGACCAAAGGGAGGACCACATCCTTAATCCGCCCAAAACAGGTACACAAGTCACGAAGTGACCGCGCCACGCGCAGTGGGCCCGTCCGGCAGGACACGCGCCTTTAAACCGGATTCCCCGACGAATCCGTGCTCCAACTCTCCGTCTGAAATGCAATAAACACCCCAGTCCAAGTCCCCTTTGACGGCAGATTGATAAACAGCGCCCCATCCTGCCACACGCCGTTATCCTTACTGAATCCGCCCCCTTTACCACCCACCGGATTCCCCTGATTCATATGAATATCGTGGATCCCATCCACCTTCCCCGAGTCGGAAAACGAGCTGCCGAACGCATAGATCACGCCATCCTTATCCGCAACCGTCATATTCAGCAGCGTCACCACAGCATTCTCAAGCGCCTTTGCCCGAGCCCGCTGCACCATCTGTTCCTCCGCGTTCCCCCTCGACTTCGTCGTCGCCTGAGGCAACAGAATCATCTGTTCCTTCGTAATCATCGGTTGGCCGTTCACAGTACTCCGCACGAAATCCAACGCTGACCCACCCGGCTCACTCTTCAACGCCGTCATCCCCATCGGCAACGCCGTCAGTTCAGCCAGATCCGGCGGCGTAAAGTCCTCAACGATGTCATATAAAACCTCCGACCCATCCACGGACTGAATATTGACCGCCACCGTAAACGGGCCGCCCGGAGCCTGCATTGTGATCTGGTAGTGCGTACTAGCCCCCGTCACCACCTTCCCCGCCGTAGGCTTCCCCGCCAGCACACTGTAATTAGTAATCGGCATAGACCCTCCCATTCTCTTTCTTCAATCGCTTGCAACAGCACGCAATCAAGATCTACTCTTCCGCGTAAACCACCTCGAGCAACTCCGCAGCTAGACGATGCAGAGGTTGCAGCAACGGAAGCCCAGCCAGTCTCAGCGTCACCAGAATCATCTTCAAGGTTTTTTGATAAAGCAGCATCGTCCTCCGCTGGCCATCGCTCCGGTCATACACCCAGAATAAGATCAAACCCATCTGGTACATCCACAGCAGGCGCGGTAAATAAGGCTTGAGATTGACGGGCAGCCTGACCTTGGAATCTACAACCGCACTCTCAAAGAAACCGATGTCCTGCTCTCGGATCGCCGCGGTTTCTTTGCTAAATGGCGAAAGCGGATGTTCCGGATCAGAATGAGCAGACAGTGCACCTAGCAGCTTCCGGTTTGGTCCAAAGCATTCAAATTTTGTTGAAATAATCGCCTGCAAGCGCTGCTCTAACGTCTTGCTCTGAGCCAGAGAAGCCTCGATCCGGGGTTTCATCTCACTCTGCGAGCGCTCATAGAACGCCATGACGATCGCGTCCTTCGACTCGAAGTAATAGTAAGCCGCACCAACCGCCACCTCAGCCGCTGTGGCAATCTCACGCATCGTGGCACGCTCAAAGCCGCGCTCGCGAAACACAGCAAGCGCAGCCTCAAGGATTCGTGTGCGCGTCTCTTCGGACTTCTTGATCTTCGTCATTGAGAACTTACGCAATCCGCGGTGGCGGCGCTGAGCCCAAGCCGGCTGACCGGCCTCTCATCTTCGCAAAGACAAGAATGTTAAAGAAGTGCATTGCTCCAAGAATCAGCAGCACCACTCCTATCTTGACACTCTCCAGTTCGATCACCTGTCGGAAATTGGAAAGTGGGTCGGTCGTCTTCAACGCCAGCGCGATATAACCGATGTTGATCAAGTAGAACCCAACCACCAGCAACTGGTTTACGGAATCCGCCAGCGCTTCGTTACCGCGAAACGCATCCACCAGAAATACCCGGCCATTCCGATGAAGGGTACGCGCAACCCAAAAAGTAAGCGCAATGCTTATAACGAGATAGCTGAAGTAGCAGCTCGCGACGATCATAGTTAATTCTCCTTTACAACAATTTTGAACATGTTCAATTATGAGATTAGCTTTCTTTATCAACAGCGTAAAGCACTATTTTGAACACGTTCATTATTTTCTTTTTGAGCCCAGATACCCCTCTCGAAACACGCACCGCTCAAGCTGAGCCTGGTGCTATCCTTGGCGAAGGAAAATCGAAATGCTTACTACCTTCCTCGCCCTGCAAATAGTCATCCTGATCGGCCTCGCCGTTCTGCTCCTCCGCAGACCAGCCCCCACGCGGGCGGAGGATCCTCGCCTCGCTCAGCTCCCTGATCAGCTCACTCGCCTTGATGCTCGCAACGAGGCCCTCGACGCCCATGTTCGTGCCGCCTTCGCCGACATGCGCCGCGACCTCGCCGCCGAAGCCGAAAACACCCGCAAAGCCAACGCAGCCAACTTCGCCGCTCTCCGCAGCGAGATCACTGCCACAATCGCTGAACTCAGCGGCCTCCTGCAGAACGGCCTCAATGCATTTCGAACTGACAATAAGACTTCCGACGAAGTCCTCCGCACCGCTGTACAGCACAATCTCGACTCGATCGCACAACGCCTCACTTACTTCATCAGCGACGTAAACCACACGCTGGGCGAAGCGCGCGAGGCATTACACACACGCCTCAACGAGCTCTCCGGCCAGGCCAACGACCAACAGGAAAAGCTCCGCTTCACCGTGGAAGACCGCCTTTCAAAACTCAACGATGCCAATACCGCGAAGCTCGAGGAGATGCGCGTCACAGTCGACGAAAAACTGCACGCCACGCTCCAGACGCGGCTCACCGAATCCTTCGGTCAGGTCACCACGCACCTCGGCGAAGTCCAGAAGGGCCTCGGCGAAATGAAGGAGCTCGCCACCGGCGTGGGAGATCTCAAAAGAGTTCTCTCCAACGTCAAGTCGCGCGGCGTCGTAGGCGAGTTCCAGCTCGGCCAACAGCTCGAGCAGATGTTCTCTCCCGAGCAATACATCAAAAACGCCCGCATCAAGCCGGGAACACTTGAGTCCGTCGAATACGCCCTTAAATTCCCCTCCGGCGAAGGTGCCGACAGCCACACCCTCCTCGCCATCGACGCAAAGTTTCCCAAGGAAGACTGGGAGCGCCTGGAACACGCCTACGAAACCGGCGAAGGCATTGACGTAGCCGGAAAGGCCTTCGAACGCTCCATCCGCGCCGAAGGAAAACGCATCTGCGACAAATATATTGACCCTCCCACCACCATGCCGCACGCCATCATGTTTCTTCCAACGGAGAGCCTCTACGCCGAAGTCGTCCGTCGCCCCGGCCTCCAATCCGAAATCCAATCCAGCTGCCGCGTGACGATCGCCGGACCATCCACCTTCATGGCCATCCTTACCAGCTTCCAAATGGGCTTTCACACCCTCGCCATTCAGAAAAAAGGTGATGAGGTCTGGCGCGTTCTTTCGAGCGCCAAAAAAGAGTTCGAGACCTACGGCGGCCTCATGCAAAAGGTCGAAGACCAGGTCGGCACCGTCCAGAACACGATTCAAAAGTTAGGCGTCCGCACCCGGGCTATCAACAAAGCCCTCAAAAACGTCTCCTCCCTCGACACCGGCGCCCCTATTTCCAACCTCATCGGCTTCGACGACATCTCAGGGATCTCCCCGCTGCTCGCCGCTTCGGCCGAGGAAGACTGAAAAAGTCCCGCCGCCCCCTTCTGCAGCCACAGCCGCTTTGCTTTACACTCACTGAGGCGCTCAGTATGCTTGAGATTGGCCGTGTCGACCTCAATAGCGACAAATATCCAGGCTTCAGATTCCAGATGTAAACAGGAGAACGAAATGGCAGCAGTAGACGAGAAGGTAAAGCAGATTATTGTCGAACAGCTTCAGGTGGATGAAGCGGAAGTCACCCCGGGCGCAAGCTTTCAGGAAGATCTCGGCGCAGACTCCCTCGACGTCGTCGAACTCGTCATGCAGTTCGAAGAAGCCTTCGACATTCAGATCCCCGACGAAGATGCCGAGAAGATCAAGACCGTCAAAGATGCTGTCGACTACATCGAAAAGAACCAGAAGGCCAAGTAAACAATGGAGCATCGTCGCGTAGTCGTCACCGGCCTTGGCCTGATCTGCGGGGTCGGCAAAACCGCCCCTGAGGTCTGGGAAGGTCTCATGGCCGGCCGCAGCGGTATGGCCGAGATCAAAGCCTTTGATCTGACCGGCCATCCAGTCCGCTTCGCCGCAGAGGTCAAGGACTTCGATCCTCTCCTCTTCGTCGAAAAGAAAGAGTCCCGAAAGATGGGCCGCTTCATCCACTTCGCTCTGGCCGCTGCCGCCGAAGCGATGGCCCACTCCGGTCTCAAAATCACCGAAGAGAACCACGATCAGGTCGGCGTCCACATCGGCTCAGGCATCGGAGGATTCGATGTCATCGAGCGCGAACATTCCAACCTGCTCTCTGGCGGCCCGCGCAAGGTCTCGCCCTTCTTCATCCCCGGCTCCATCATCAACCTCGCCGCAGGCCACGTCTCCATCAAGTACGGCGCGCGCGGGCCGAATGAAGCAACGGCCACCGCCTGCACCACCTCGGCGCACTCCATCGGCGACGCCTTCCGCATCATTCAGCGCGGCGATGCTGACGCCATGATCGCTGGCGGGACCGAAGCCTCCATCACCCCCCTCGGTGTGGCAGGATTCGCCGCCATGCGCGCTCTCTCCACCCGTAACGACGACCCCGAACATGCCAGCCGCCCCTTCGACAAGGATCGCGACGGCTTCGTGGTTGGCGAAGGCGCTGGCATCCTCATCCTCGAAGAGCTCGAGTCTGCCAAGGCTCGCGGCGCGAAGATCCTCGCCGAGGTCCTCGGCTACGGCCTCTCCGCCGACGCCTTCCACATGACCGGCATGGCTCCCGAAGGCGAAGGCTGCTACCGCTCCATGCAGCACGCGCTCAAAGTCGCCGGCATCTCACCCGACCAGATCGACTACGTCAATGCACACGCTACCTCGACCCCTCTCGGTGACGCCCTCGAATCGAAGGCCATCGAGAACGTCTTCGGCCAGCGCGCCATTGACGGCAAGCTCCTGGTCAGCTCCACCAAATCCATGACCGGCCACCTCCTCGGCGGAGCCGGCGGACTTGAAGCCGGCATCACCATCCTCGCCATGCAGCACCAGATCGCGCCACCGACGATGAACATCGTCGAACTCGATCCCCAGTGCCGCCTCAACTACGTCCCCAACAAGCCGCTGCCCGCAAAGATCGACTACGCACTCTCGAACTCCTTTGGCTTCGGCGGCACCAACGGCTCCCTCGTCTTCAAACGCTGGACCGAATAACCCGCATCAACCGCACTCACTGAGGCCCGGCAAAAGCCGGGCCTCTTCGTTTCTCTCTCGCCCCCTCAAACAATCGTCATCCTGAGCGAAGCCGAAGGGAAGGATCCCTGTATTCGCAGTTGCCTTTGCTTTTACCCAAAACCCCGTCATCTCCACCGAGTCACTTCACAGTCTCCCCGTGAAGCGCGTAGTGGAGAGACCCCGTATTACGTTGTAACGCCCAACTCCAAAGCGTTCTCCCGCTCCACCTACACCAAAACGGAAACCTTCCCCACCCCAGCCTCGTCAACACACTCGCCGCCCAGTTATAAAGTAGTTGGAGACCCTGAATGAAGCTTCGCCTTACCCTCTGCCTCCTCGCCGCCACCCTCACCACCCAGGCCGAAGTCTCCCTCCCCAAAATCTTCTCCAGCCACATGGTCCTCCAGCGCGACATGCCCATCCACATTTGGGGCAGCGCCACACCCGGCGAGTCCATCACCGCCACCTTCCACAACCTCACCAACACCGCCATCACCGACGCCGCCGGCCGCTGGAGCCTCTATCTCCCCCCACAACCCGCCGGGGGGCCCTATACCCTCACCGTCCGCAGCACCAACACCATCACCTTCGACGACATCCTCCTGGGCGATCTCTGGTTCGCCTCCGGCCAATCCAACATGGAGATGCCTCTCTCCGGCTTCCCCCCCGACACCCAGATCGAACACGCCGACAAAGAAATCGCCGCCGCCAATTTGCCCGACATCCGCCTCCTCCGCATCGACAAGGACACCTCCGACTACCCCCGCGAAGACGTCAAATCCGCCACCGGCTGGTCCCTCTGCACCCCCGACACCGCAAAAGACTTCTCCGCCGTCGCCTACTTCTTCGCGCGCGATTTACAAAAGGCCCTCGCCGACAAGCAGCAGCACATCCCCATCGGCCTCATCGACTCCACCTGGGGAGGCACCCCCGCCGAAGCCTGGACCAGCATGGACGCCCTCGGCGCCAACGCCTCTCTCACACCCGTCTTCGCCACACGAGCCGAAAAGATGGACCGCGAGCCCACTGTGATCCGCTTCGAGGCCCTCGACAAACAAGCCCACGCCGAAGGCAAGCCCACCCCTGAGCGCGACTGGCATCCCAACCCCGACTCCTGGCGCCCCGCCGCCCTCTACAACGCGATGATCGCCCCCTTCACCCCGCTACCGATCAAAGGCGTCATCTGGTATCAGGGCGAAGCCAACTCCGCTCTCAACATGGTGAACCTCTACGACAAACTCTTCCCCGCAATGATCGAAGACTGGCGCCACCACTGGGCTCAGGGTAACTTCCCCTTCCTCTTCGTCCAGATCTCCTCCTATGGCAGCGACACTAAAGAAAACTGGGGAGAGCTCCGCGACGCCCAGCGCAAAACCCTCTCCCTCACCAACACCGGCATGGCCGTCACTATCGACATCGGCAACGAACACAACGTCCACCCCGCCAACAAGCAAGCCGTAGGCGAACGTCTCTCCCTCCTCGCCCGCCGCCTCGTCTACAACGAAGACATCGCAGCTTCCGGCCCTCTCTTCCGCCTCGCCTACCCCGACAAAGGCGCCATGCACGTCTGGTTCGACAACGCCCAGGGCCTCCACGCCAAACTCGGTGCTCCTGAAGGCTTCGAAGTAGCCGGCGCCGACCGCGTCTTCCTCCGCGCCAACGCCCACATCGAAGGCGACACCGTCATCGTCGCCAGCCCCGCCATTCCCAACCCGCAGTACGTCCGTTACGCGTGGCCCAACTTCCCTCAGGCCAACCTCTACAACGGAGCCAACCTCCCCGCTGCCACTTTCACTTCACTCCAGCCAGCAACTCAGCCTTACTAGCCAGTGAAGTGAGATGGCAAGGATAGTGAAGTGAGATGGCAACGCCCGCGTGCACGCGGAATCTTCCGCCGACCAACGGGAGGCCTGTGGCGAAGCCGGTATACCCCCCACGAAGTGGGCGCCGCCCGCGCAGGGCGAACCCAAAGCAAATCAGAATCGAAGCCGCGGACCCGTAGGTGGCCAGAAGCGCCTAGCCGCTCACCGCCGCCGTGATCACGCTCAACACCAGCACAATCACCCACCACCCGACCACCACAGCCGCAGCCTTCCCCCGGCTCACCTTCGCCACAATCGAGGTCCCAATCACCAGCAGCACAAGATTCCAGATCCCGATCACATCAAAAAAACTTAGTGCCGTCTTCAGCCAGGGCGCCGCATCCGGCATAAAGTAAGCCAGGTTCGTCCCCACCGGATTCTTAATGTTGAAGCTCTCCGCGTTCCCCCCAAACAACAGCGTAACCATCGTCAGCAATCCGCTCAGCAGCCTCGGCAGCGACGCATACATCCACACGCAGAACATCTGCGCAAACGTCGTCTTCGCCCCCAGCCCGACGTTAAAGCTCCCCCAGTTAACCAGCGCCCCAATCGCCGAAATAATCAAGATAATCACCGGCGTCGCGTACGACACATACCTGTACCCGCCCGTCATGGCGCTCACTCTCGCCGCCCGCTGATCCGGCGGCAAGCTCTGCATCTGTTCCTCCTGCTTCGGGCTGTCCAGAATCACGTTCTCCACCACGCGCCCAAACCCCACATGTTTATCGATCGTGAACGTCACCCCAATCGACACCACCGCCGCCAGCAGAAACGGCAGCCACCAGCTCGTATTCCGCAAGATATCCGTGAACGTCTTCGAAGGAGCGACAAACGTATCCACCACCCGCTTCACCTGGCTCAACCCAGGCTGCCCCGACTGCGCCTCCACCGCCACAACGTCGCTCATAGACCCTCCTCGAACAAAGTCTTCCGGCCGATCCAGCAAACCACGGCTCACGAATGTCTTCGCATTCTAGCCCACTGTGACGAACCACCCGTCAGAAAACTTCACCCCAGCCGAACGCTCAATTCGCGGCCCCATCAACTGAATGTTATCCGGTGAACTCGCAGCATTACTAATATCTGCAGAGTCACACGTCGCGCTCCGGAAGCCGTAGGGTCGAACGAAATTCCAATCGTGTAGTCGGCTCCGCTTGCCAAAGTGGATTTCCGCACCGAAAACATTGCGCACCTCGAGTGGCACGAGATGCGCATCATTTCGACAACCTACCGCCGAGCCTTTGCCCACCCTCATCACCGAAGAGACAGCACATTACCGAGGTTTTCAACTTGGCCTATAGGCTATGGTGCAAATACATTTCTGAAGTCATCCTGAGGGTGTGACCCTTCAAAAGACATTCGGTGCCAGGATCGTAAGGCTACGAGAAAAGCACGGCATGTCTCAGGAGGCTCTATCAAACAAGACCGGGATCGGTGTGACGCACATCTCAAAACTTGAGAACGGCCACAAAGAGCCGCGCTTAAACAACATGGCGAGGCTGGGTAGAGCGTTCGGCTTGAACCTCTCCCAGCTCTTGCAGGATGTAGACGGTCCCTGGAATTTTAGATAGCGCAGAACGAATCCCCAAAGAGCAGTGTCGGGGCGAGGCACTAAATGAGCCGCCTGTACGACTTCTTAAGGACTTGGTATTTGGTGCACAAAACGACTCGGACATGCGTAAAATGCGGTGTTTCCCAACCTAAGGTTACGATGGTCCACCGCCGGGGCTATGGCTATTTCTGCAACAATGAAGAATTCGAAGACTACTGGGGCGACCGGATATGGTAGCTTGATCAATTCTTCTGTCGCTGAGTCAATCGCCTCTTTCACAATCTCAGGATCATTCGTAGAGGGTGCCGCAATGTATTCCGCTTGGCTTAGCCGTGCGAAATGGTTAGCTGGGGCAGGCCTGCCGTCTGCATTCTTGCACAGCTCGTAGGGGAGAGCGAGGCACATTTCGCAAGTGATCTCTATCGCGGCACTTCGCAGTTAGTCCACATACGCCAGGTCCACCCAACATCCTATTCACGCGCATGAACATGGTCTGGTCGCAGGTGCAGCCCATCAGCACGGTATGACCCTCTGTGATGCCTTCGCGCTCAAATGGTCGGAGGCGCTCCTGGATTGTGTGCTGCCTACTTCGAGCCCGGCTCGAACGTAAGCTCGTCGCAGACGGAGAACACATAGACGTGCCCCGCTAGACTTCCGCTGTTGTCGGTTGCATTACTGAGGTTTTCGACTTGGCCTATAGGCTATGGTGCAAATACCTTTCAGAAGTCATCCTGAGGCGTGACCATTCAAAAGACATTCGGTGCCAGGATCGTAAGGCTACGAGTAAGCACGGCATGTCTCAGGAGGCTCTATCAAACGAGACTGGGATAGGAGTGACGCACATCTCAAAACTTGAGAACGGCCACAAAGAGCCGCGCTTAAACAATATGGCAACGCTGGGTAGAGCGTTCGGCTTGAAACCTCTCCCAGCTCTTGCAGGATGTAGACGGTCCCTAGCTACCTAGATAGGGCAGAACGAATCCCCCATGTGCAGTGTCGGGGCCGGGAGTGAGCCATCTTTAACAGAGCTGTGTCTGCGTTTATTGTCCTTTTTTTCTATGTGATCTTTGCTATAGAGCACACATGGTTGGCTGCTAAACGATTTCTTCTGCCGCGGCGTCGATCGCGTCCTTTACGGTTTCTGGATCATTTGTGGAGGGTGTCCGACAGCGATTAGCAACGCGTAATTCGCTTTAGTTATCGATCATCTTGCCTTACGGGCCTGAGCCAGGACGAAGGAGCTGGTGACGACAAGCGCCGGCGACTCTGCTCATTCGGCCGCTTACTCTCAGCTAAATGGAGTTACTGAAATAAACCCGCAGACCTCGCCAATAATCCCTCAAACTTCCGAGTTGCCGCCAAACCGCGAGTAAGTGACGACAAGCGCGTTTCCCGGTGCCTACTTATCCCGATCCCGCTATCTATCGGACTTAGCCTCGCAGGAACAAGCTCGTATGCTCCACGAAAAGCTCTGGATACTGAAAAAGAGAGCCGTGGGCGGCATCCGGATAAAGAATGAGTTGCGCGTCCGGCAGGTTCTGCTCCAGGTAGAACGAGTTGATGGTGTAGAAGATGATGTCGGACTTACCGCCGACAACGAGAACAGACATCTTGATGTCTTGCAAATAAGCGAAACGTTCTCCAACCGGCTTGCCCCACTCCTGAAGGGCAGCAAACTGCGCAGGCTGCACCTTTTCGCCGATGACAACATCGCGGCCTTCCACGCGGGCGTCCCTGCGCATCAAGAACGCTCGTCCGGCAGCCTGGCTCTTAGGTGACGCGGTGAAGAAGCCGTCGATCCAGAAATCGTCGAGATTGCCATACTTGTTCGTGAAGATCTTCTGCGATTCCGGTGTCAATGGGATGCCGTCTCCATTGCGCGGGCCGCTACCGACGATCACGAGCTTGCGGACGAGATCAGGTCGTTGCATAGCGACGTTCTGCGCGATCATGGAGCCGATCGAGAAGCCCAGGACGTCGACCTCCGTGAGGCCGAGCGCATCGATGAAGACCCCTGCGCTCTTGGCCATATCGGCGAAGGTCATGGAAACCTCGCCGCTGGAGCTGGCGACACCGGCATTGTTGAAGAGGATCACTTCGCGGTTCTGCGCGAGGCCGTCGGTCACGAACGGGTCCCAGCTATCCATGTTGCCGAGGATATGCGGAATAAAGACGAGGGGTACGCCTTCGTTCTTGCCGAAGCGGCGATAGGCGAATCGGACGCCATTGGCTTCGACGAACTGGGTCGGTACAGTGTGATGGGTGTAGGTGCTCATATCGTTTGTCCTTGGATATTGAGTCTGCGATGGACGCGTTCTACGCTCCGATTTATTACCGGTTGCAGATGGGAACGGGTCGATCTCGGAGGCTTACGTGGACAAGGTCGCCAGCAGGCTGCGAAAGCCTAAATTAGATTGCCCCAAGGTTACTACCGACATGTCGACTTCTCGCCTGCAATCGGCAAGTGACTACAAGAGCGTTTCTATGTAGTGAACCTGCAGGGGCGGCCCATCCTTGCGACCTGATGCAAAGGCTCGGTTATTCGCTCGAACCGTCATCCAAAGCAGAGACTCCCCATCCCGATATCCGTCAAGCCCTGTCAAGCCCTGTCAAGCCCCGAAACAGCAAATCACCGCGTCAATCCAGCACATTCGCATGGCGTATCAGTTATGCTCCAACCGATATAATGGACGTAAGGAAGTAATAAGGCCCCCGAGAGAATCGGGGGCCTTCGCCATTAAGAATAACCCCTTTATTTGTAATATTTTGCAAGTAACCCATTTGGAATCAATATTTTGCAGGCACCACCCGTCTTCAAACCCATGATTCTAAATAATTTACGCGCAAAATACCCCCAGAGAGGGAGGGGGGGTACCAACGAACGGAAAGGAGGACCGATGCTGACTACAACCAACACCAGAAAACCGAACCCTCGCTACTCCACCACGACCAGCACATCCCCAGACCCGACCGCGTCTCCCACCCCAACCGCGATTTTGACCACTCGTCCGGTCTTCGGCGACTTCAGCTCATTCTGCATCTTCATCGCCTCAATCACCAGAAGCGCCTGGCCCTCTTCGACCTCATCACCCACCTCAAC
Coding sequences within:
- the fabF gene encoding beta-ketoacyl-ACP synthase II, encoding MEHRRVVVTGLGLICGVGKTAPEVWEGLMAGRSGMAEIKAFDLTGHPVRFAAEVKDFDPLLFVEKKESRKMGRFIHFALAAAAEAMAHSGLKITEENHDQVGVHIGSGIGGFDVIEREHSNLLSGGPRKVSPFFIPGSIINLAAGHVSIKYGARGPNEATATACTTSAHSIGDAFRIIQRGDADAMIAGGTEASITPLGVAGFAAMRALSTRNDDPEHASRPFDKDRDGFVVGEGAGILILEELESAKARGAKILAEVLGYGLSADAFHMTGMAPEGEGCYRSMQHALKVAGISPDQIDYVNAHATSTPLGDALESKAIENVFGQRAIDGKLLVSSTKSMTGHLLGGAGGLEAGITILAMQHQIAPPTMNIVELDPQCRLNYVPNKPLPAKIDYALSNSFGFGGTNGSLVFKRWTE
- a CDS encoding sialate O-acetylesterase — encoded protein: MKLRLTLCLLAATLTTQAEVSLPKIFSSHMVLQRDMPIHIWGSATPGESITATFHNLTNTAITDAAGRWSLYLPPQPAGGPYTLTVRSTNTITFDDILLGDLWFASGQSNMEMPLSGFPPDTQIEHADKEIAAANLPDIRLLRIDKDTSDYPREDVKSATGWSLCTPDTAKDFSAVAYFFARDLQKALADKQQHIPIGLIDSTWGGTPAEAWTSMDALGANASLTPVFATRAEKMDREPTVIRFEALDKQAHAEGKPTPERDWHPNPDSWRPAALYNAMIAPFTPLPIKGVIWYQGEANSALNMVNLYDKLFPAMIEDWRHHWAQGNFPFLFVQISSYGSDTKENWGELRDAQRKTLSLTNTGMAVTIDIGNEHNVHPANKQAVGERLSLLARRLVYNEDIAASGPLFRLAYPDKGAMHVWFDNAQGLHAKLGAPEGFEVAGADRVFLRANAHIEGDTVIVASPAIPNPQYVRYAWPNFPQANLYNGANLPAATFTSLQPATQPY
- a CDS encoding acyl carrier protein; translated protein: MAAVDEKVKQIIVEQLQVDEAEVTPGASFQEDLGADSLDVVELVMQFEEAFDIQIPDEDAEKIKTVKDAVDYIEKNQKAK
- a CDS encoding YIP1 family protein — encoded protein: MSDVVAVEAQSGQPGLSQVKRVVDTFVAPSKTFTDILRNTSWWLPFLLAAVVSIGVTFTIDKHVGFGRVVENVILDSPKQEEQMQSLPPDQRAARVSAMTGGYRYVSYATPVIILIISAIGALVNWGSFNVGLGAKTTFAQMFCVWMYASLPRLLSGLLTMVTLLFGGNAESFNIKNPVGTNLAYFMPDAAPWLKTALSFFDVIGIWNLVLLVIGTSIVAKVSRGKAAAVVVGWWVIVLVLSVITAAVSG
- a CDS encoding helix-turn-helix domain-containing protein; this encodes MTLQKTFGARIVRLREKHGMSQEALSNKTGIGVTHISKLENGHKEPRLNNMARLGRAFGLNLSQLLQDVDGPWNFR
- the folP gene encoding dihydropteroate synthase, coding for MPFTPRRHHDWQLRTRTLPLGKRTILMGILNVTPDSFSDGGYFYSPQHAPERALTQALKLLEEGADILDLGGESTRPNATPLTPDEEQSRILPVVESILKEKPNTILSIDTFHAATARRAIEAGAEIINDVSGHLWDSDMSKACAQSGCGAILMHTRGRPQDWPTLPPLPPEAVLPLVLKELAERLEAATTAGISRNRIVFDPGFGFGKRLDENYPLLAHFDQLKQFDLPLLAGVSRKGFLAHTLAQSPSLSILLEGATPSMDDRLHATTAANVAAILAGAHILRTHDVRPAAEAAAIADQILATL
- a CDS encoding YukJ family protein, producing the protein MPITNYSVLAGKPTAGKVVTGASTHYQITMQAPGGPFTVAVNIQSVDGSEVLYDIVEDFTPPDLAELTALPMGMTALKSEPGGSALDFVRSTVNGQPMITKEQMILLPQATTKSRGNAEEQMVQRARAKALENAVVTLLNMTVADKDGVIYAFGSSFSDSGKVDGIHDIHMNQGNPVGGKGGGFSKDNGVWQDGALFINLPSKGTWTGVFIAFQTESWSTDSSGNPV
- a CDS encoding helix-turn-helix domain-containing protein; translated protein: MSQEALSNETGIGVTHISKLENGHKEPRLNNMATLGRAFGLKPLPALAGCRRSLAT
- a CDS encoding TetR/AcrR family transcriptional regulator — protein: MTKIKKSEETRTRILEAALAVFRERGFERATMREIATAAEVAVGAAYYYFESKDAIVMAFYERSQSEMKPRIEASLAQSKTLEQRLQAIISTKFECFGPNRKLLGALSAHSDPEHPLSPFSKETAAIREQDIGFFESAVVDSKVRLPVNLKPYLPRLLWMYQMGLILFWVYDRSDGQRRTMLLYQKTLKMILVTLRLAGLPLLQPLHRLAAELLEVVYAEE
- the rmuC gene encoding DNA recombination protein RmuC, whose translation is MLTTFLALQIVILIGLAVLLLRRPAPTRAEDPRLAQLPDQLTRLDARNEALDAHVRAAFADMRRDLAAEAENTRKANAANFAALRSEITATIAELSGLLQNGLNAFRTDNKTSDEVLRTAVQHNLDSIAQRLTYFISDVNHTLGEAREALHTRLNELSGQANDQQEKLRFTVEDRLSKLNDANTAKLEEMRVTVDEKLHATLQTRLTESFGQVTTHLGEVQKGLGEMKELATGVGDLKRVLSNVKSRGVVGEFQLGQQLEQMFSPEQYIKNARIKPGTLESVEYALKFPSGEGADSHTLLAIDAKFPKEDWERLEHAYETGEGIDVAGKAFERSIRAEGKRICDKYIDPPTTMPHAIMFLPTESLYAEVVRRPGLQSEIQSSCRVTIAGPSTFMAILTSFQMGFHTLAIQKKGDEVWRVLSSAKKEFETYGGLMQKVEDQVGTVQNTIQKLGVRTRAINKALKNVSSLDTGAPISNLIGFDDISGISPLLAASAEED